In Halanaeroarchaeum sp. HSR-CO, one DNA window encodes the following:
- a CDS encoding hydroxymethylglutaryl-CoA reductase, degradative, whose protein sequence is MDSRISGFYKLSVEDRRETIAELADLSEEAVEALGGVGLDDVRADTVSENVIGTLEYPLSVATNFRIDGEDTLVPMAVEETSVVAAASYAARMAREEGGFRTDVSGPIMIAQIQAVDVDDPHAAKMRILQAEDDLIELANEQDPVLVKFGGGCESVEVRVIDTPRGEMVVSHLIVNVQDAMGGNAVNSMAEALAPEIEDLTGGDVELRILSNLADRRLARATCRVPPEMLADDDSDLTGEEVRDRIVDAWAFAEGDPYRAATHNKGIMNGIDAVTTATFNDWRAIEAGAHTYAAMGGYDSLTTYEVDADGYLSCAIELPIQVGTVGGATQLQPVAGAAMEILDVDSADELAGVFAAVGLAQNLAALRALTSEGIQQGHMSLHAKNIAIQAGAPGEIVDEVAERMVEEDAVRQDRAEELIDELTS, encoded by the coding sequence ATGGACTCCCGAATCTCCGGGTTCTACAAGCTATCCGTCGAGGACCGACGCGAGACAATCGCCGAACTGGCCGACCTCTCCGAGGAGGCCGTCGAAGCGCTCGGAGGCGTCGGACTGGACGACGTCCGGGCGGATACGGTGAGCGAGAACGTCATCGGCACCCTCGAGTACCCGTTGTCGGTCGCGACCAACTTCCGCATCGACGGCGAGGACACACTGGTGCCGATGGCCGTCGAGGAGACCAGCGTCGTGGCAGCGGCGTCGTACGCCGCACGGATGGCTCGCGAGGAGGGTGGGTTCCGGACCGACGTCAGCGGCCCCATCATGATCGCGCAGATCCAGGCGGTGGACGTCGACGACCCCCACGCGGCGAAGATGCGCATCCTCCAGGCCGAAGACGACCTCATCGAACTCGCCAACGAACAGGACCCGGTCCTCGTGAAGTTCGGCGGTGGCTGTGAGTCAGTCGAGGTCCGCGTCATCGACACGCCCCGGGGCGAGATGGTCGTCTCCCATCTCATCGTGAACGTCCAGGATGCGATGGGCGGGAACGCGGTCAACTCGATGGCCGAGGCGCTCGCCCCCGAGATAGAGGACCTGACTGGTGGTGACGTCGAACTGCGTATCCTCTCGAACCTCGCCGACCGTCGTCTCGCGCGGGCAACCTGTCGTGTCCCGCCGGAGATGCTGGCCGACGACGACAGCGACCTCACGGGCGAAGAGGTTCGCGACCGCATCGTCGACGCCTGGGCGTTCGCCGAGGGCGACCCGTATCGTGCGGCCACCCACAACAAGGGCATCATGAACGGTATCGACGCGGTGACGACCGCGACGTTCAACGACTGGCGGGCCATCGAGGCCGGCGCACACACCTACGCCGCGATGGGTGGTTACGACTCCCTGACGACCTACGAGGTGGACGCGGACGGCTACCTCTCCTGTGCCATCGAACTGCCGATCCAGGTCGGCACGGTCGGCGGTGCGACCCAGCTCCAGCCGGTCGCGGGGGCGGCCATGGAGATCCTCGACGTCGACTCCGCCGACGAACTCGCCGGCGTCTTCGCGGCGGTGGGTCTGGCACAGAACCTCGCCGCCCTCCGCGCGCTCACCAGCGAGGGCATCCAGCAAGGCCACATGAGCCTCCACGCGAAGAACATCGCCATCCAGGCTGGCGCTCCCGGCGAGATCGTCGACGAGGTCGCCGAACGCATGGTCGAGGAGGACGCCGTCCGCCAGGACCGTGCCGAGGAGCTCATCGACGAGTTGACGTCCTGA
- a CDS encoding protein disulfide oxidoreductase — translation MAILSDQNRSDVEEVFAEMSEEVTAYIFTDDCEYCDDTVELNEELEELTDNFTVEVHDLDSALAEEYDAARHGSGPVTVLTDGELKGVQYFGIPSGQEFGAYVRDIVAVSTGETGLDDDIKAELAEIDEEVNLKVFVTLTCPHCPRAVETAHKFAIENENITSEMVEAQEFMELSQEFGVQGVPQVNINDHDGQFTGAQPEAQFLEQIQRSLN, via the coding sequence ATGGCAATACTCTCCGATCAGAACCGCAGCGACGTCGAGGAGGTCTTCGCCGAAATGTCCGAGGAAGTTACGGCGTACATCTTCACCGACGACTGCGAATACTGCGACGACACTGTCGAACTCAACGAGGAACTGGAAGAACTGACAGACAACTTCACCGTCGAGGTCCACGACCTCGACAGCGCCCTCGCCGAGGAGTACGACGCCGCACGCCACGGCAGCGGTCCGGTCACCGTCCTGACCGACGGCGAACTGAAGGGCGTCCAGTACTTCGGCATTCCGTCGGGCCAGGAGTTCGGCGCCTACGTCCGTGACATCGTCGCGGTCTCCACCGGCGAGACGGGTCTCGACGACGACATCAAGGCCGAACTGGCCGAGATCGACGAGGAAGTCAACCTGAAGGTCTTCGTCACGCTGACCTGCCCGCACTGCCCGCGGGCGGTCGAGACGGCCCACAAGTTCGCCATCGAGAACGAGAACATCACCTCCGAGATGGTGGAGGCCCAGGAGTTCATGGAGCTCTCCCAGGAGTTCGGCGTCCAGGGCGTCCCGCAGGTGAACATCAACGATCACGACGGACAGTTCACCGGCGCCCAGCCCGAGGCACAGTTCCTCGAGCAGATCCAGCGCTCGCTCAACTAA
- the cgi121 gene encoding KEOPS complex subunit Cgi121 codes for MRVVEGRVHIGEDAPAETPAYASVDAFVAELDGASRPGTAVQAFDARYVAGRRHLETAVEHANRSMERGENVADDRAVEILCYAAGRRQIEQALEMGLEPGTSSVLVVVDGPDEKRVAEEVETVVAPDDAFGQTDPNLIANYFDVTDPERAASDASLQSLVCERVALLDVEK; via the coding sequence ATGCGGGTCGTCGAGGGACGAGTCCACATCGGCGAGGACGCCCCGGCCGAGACGCCAGCCTACGCGTCCGTCGACGCGTTCGTGGCCGAACTCGACGGCGCGAGCCGCCCTGGAACGGCGGTCCAGGCGTTCGACGCCCGGTACGTCGCGGGGCGCCGACACCTCGAGACGGCGGTCGAGCACGCCAATCGGTCCATGGAGCGCGGCGAGAACGTCGCCGACGACCGGGCCGTCGAGATACTCTGTTATGCGGCCGGCCGGCGACAGATCGAACAGGCCCTGGAGATGGGGCTCGAGCCGGGTACGAGTTCGGTCCTCGTCGTCGTCGATGGCCCCGACGAGAAGCGCGTCGCCGAGGAGGTCGAGACCGTCGTCGCCCCCGACGATGCGTTCGGCCAGACCGACCCCAACCTGATTGCAAACTACTTCGACGTCACCGACCCCGAACGAGCCGCGTCGGACGCGTCGCTCCAATCGCTGGTCTGCGAGCGGGTCGCCCTCCTGGACGTCGAGAAGTGA